TGTCATCAGGTTTGACGGTCACATAAGCCTGCAAGGCCTCCTCCAAGTCACTTCCATCTCCAACACCCTCCCCATGCCAGAACGCTTCGAAGAATTCAGACATCGGACATAGGGAACGAGCGATTTGATCATGACTGCGATCAGGTCCGCTGCACAGTGCCTAAAAGCTCAACAATGGGATTTGAGGGACGCGCAGAACAATGCAGGATTCGCTGTTCAGGATTGATGGTCAAGTCGCACTGGTCACGGGGTGCCGTCGAGGCATCGGCCTTGCAATGGCGGACGCACTGGCCGATGCAGGGGCAGACATTATTGGAATCAGCGCTTCCCTCAACCCCGACAGCAGTGAGGTCGGAGATGCAATTCGCAAGCGTGGCCGTCGGTTTTCTGGTTATCAGTGCGACCTCAGCGACCGCCATGCCGTCGACCTCGTGCTGGAACAGGTCATCAGCCAGCATCCGACCATTGACGTGCTAGTGAACAACGCCGGCATCGTGCGCCGATCACCGGCAGAAGAGCACAGCGATGAGCTCTGGGACACAGTGATGGAGGTCAACCTCAGCGCAGCATTCAGAGTCAGTCGCAGGATCGGGACACTGATGCTGGCGCGAGGCCAGGGAAGCATCATCTCCACCGCCTCTGTGCTCAGTGACCAGGGTGGATTGAATGTGGCCGGCTATGCCGCCAGCAAAGCAGGCCTCGCCAACCTCACCCGCTCCCTGGCCAATGAGTGGGCAGGGCGCGGCATCAGGGTGAACGCCATCGCTCCCGGCTACGTGAAGACAGAGATGACCGAAGTGCTGCAGTCGGATCCCGTGAGATCCAGACAGATCCTCGAACGCATTCCCGCCGGTCGCCTGGGATCACCGGATGACCTGCGCGGACCGGTGGTGTTTCTCGCCAGTAATGCTTCGCGCTACGTGCATGGAGAGACTCTGGTTGTGGATGGCGGCTGGATGGGTCGGTGAGCTCTCAGAACGGAGCGTCCTGCTGCACGGCATAGCTAGACACGGATCAGCGAAGTCGGTCATCCATGCAAACGCTGGAGGAGTATTGCCGAAGGTTCAAAGATGCAGATGCAGCCTGGCCGGAGCTCCCGGTTGCCGCCGATGAACGGGAACAGTGGTGGGAGCAATGGTTAGTAGACCGGGACCCGGCGGGATACTGGGATGATCTCCGTCAGCTCCTGCCGCAGCTATTACTGCGACCTGGCAGCGACGTTCACAGTAGTGATGCCTACCAACGGTTAGTAATGCGGGGCGAGCCTGCACAGGCTGCCGACCTAAAACGAGCGCCGGTTCTGCTTGAGCCTTCAGGAACAACGATCACCATTGCGCAGCATCCGACCGGTGCCGTTCCAGTGCTGACCTTTGGAAACCATGAGGATTTTGTGCTGGCAGTGCGCTGTCTGGCCCACCGCTGTGAGGCAGTTCCAATGCAGCCCACTGTGCATGCTCAGGCGGTTTCAGGACTGATCCACTGGGGTTTAATCCGCAAGTTGGGTGTTCAGGCACGATGCCAGATTCTCCTTTTGCACCGGGCCCCCTACGCCTCTCTTCCACTAGAGACGATTGCAGGTGAGCCGCCAATGGAACGCTGGCTAGACCTGTCGCAAACCTGGCGGCTGGAACATGAGCTCACCCATATCGCCTGCCGCAGGTTGGTTGGTGAAATGCGAATCAATTTGTTTGACGAAATCGTCGCCGATGCCATGGGGATGACAGCAGCGATTGGCCACTTTGATGCAGACCTATTCCGGAGAGGTCTGGGGCTCTCGATCGAGGGAGTCCCAGAAGCGCAGGCCAGGGCCCATGTCTACGTCTCAACGCTTGAGCCGAGCCAGCATCATCAGGCCTTCCAGCTCACACTCCAACGTGCGGGCGAACTGGAAAAACTTCTAAACGAGAAGCGTTGGCCAGGGCACTCGATGGCGTTGTTGGGAAAGCTGGTCCGCGGGCAGCTGACTCAACCGTTCATGGAAGTCGCCGGTTCAGAGCTGGGTTCGGAGCTGGATTGCGAGGCATAACCGGCACAGCGCTGCTGATCAAGATGTTGGATGTGTCGACGTTCGCTGTAATACAGCTTCTGAAAACGCAGCGCTTCAGCGTTGAGGTCTTCGAACATGACGTGGATACGCTGCTCCATGTCGACTTCCACCTCAACAGCCGGAACTGACTGCTCATCTTTTTCCTGCTCAATCAAGACGGCGATGCAACGCTCCAGGGTCTGCAGTCGCTGACCAGTCCAGGCTTCCAGCAGATGTCGGCAACGTTTGTGACTCTTCTGACGCTCGAGCATTGCTGCAGTTCCGCGTAGCTGATCCATGGGCCGAGCCAGTGCGACACGCTGCAGTTCATCCGGCTCGAGCAGTGGCGTCAGACGCGTCACCAGATCACTGTTTTCCAGCAGGAGCTGATCCGTGAGCAATCGAGGTAGATCAAGGTCTGCCAGTTCCTCGCCGCGATCCTCACCACGACTGACCGCTTCAAGACGCACACTGCCGAGATTGCCTTCCTCAAGATCGGTGATGCTCGACCAGAGCAAGCGGTGATGCTGAAGCGCAAAATCCTCAAGCTCCCGACTCCTCAGTTCTTGACGGATGCCGGCCCGATGGGATGGGCAATGAAGATAAAGCAGCAGGATCTCCGCTTCAGAACGTTCACGCTGGGAGGCTTCGCCAGCCTTCTCATGCCGCGCCGAGCGTCCATGCCAACGCTGACCCTGAACTTGCTGGCGGAGATCCTCTTCCAGTTGCAGGGCCAAACGCCCCTGCCCACCGCTGAGGCGCTCGGCCACCTGCTGGATGTAGTGGGTGCGGATGGCGGACTGTGGAAGCTTGCCCAGCAGCGCTACAAGCGAAGACACCGAACGCTGGAACTGATCCGCTTTGCTGAGATCCCTGCCCTCAAGAACCTGTTCGATCTGCCAGTCAAGCCAGAGCGGCGCCTGATCCAGTAAGGCCCGGTAGTCACCGGCACCGTGATCCTTGAGAAATTCATCGGGGTCCTTTCCGGATGGAAGGTGCAGGACCCTCAACTCCAGTTGTCCCTGAAGCGCTAGTTGCTCCACTTCACCGATCGCTCGGTTGGCAGCACGGATGCCAGCACCATCGGCATCGAAATTCAGAACGATGCGCTTGCCATCACTGCACCGACACAGCTGGGTGATCTGCTGACTGCTAAGAGCGGTGCCCAGAGAGGCCACCGAATTAGTGACTCCTGACGCATGCAGGGCGATTACATCGAAGTAACCCTCCACCACCACAGCACGGTCGTCCTTACGGATTGCTGATGAAGCCCGGTCAAGACCAAAGAGATGCTTGCCCTTCTCGAACACCTCTGTTTCAGGTGAGTTGAGGTACTTGGGCTCAGTGCCATCCAAGCTTCGACCACCGAACCCAATCACCCGCCCCTGGCGGTCACGAATGGGAACAATCACCCGATGGCGGAAGCGGTCATAAAAACCATTCCCCCCTTTGCGGGGAACAACAAGACCGGCTGCTTCAAGCAGCTCGGGCGCAAGCCCCTCCACCTGCTGCAGATGCTTGAGAAGGCCATCCCACTGCTCCGGGGCATAACCAAGCTCAAACTGATCGAGGGTGGTTTCGCTCAGGCCACGCGTCTCACTCAGATAGCGAAGAGCATCAGCACCAGCGACGGTCCTGAGCTGTGCACGAAACCAGCCAGAGGCAAGCGCAAGCGCCCGGTGCAACTTGTCGCGGCGAGACAGCTGCTGTTTAAGTTTCTCCTGCTGCGGACCATCGACGGTCTCCACCGGCAGCTGGTAACGCCTGGCAAGGTCAAGGACAACCTCACTGAAGCTCTGTCGCTGAAACTCCATCAGGAATTTGATGGAGTTGCCTCCAGCGCCGCAGGAGAAGCAGTAGTAGAACTGCTTGGCAGGAGACACCGTCATGGACGGCTTGCTGTCGTCGTGAAACGGGCAGATGCCGACAAACTCACGACCCTTTTTCTTGAGCACGACGTGCTCACCAACAACATCCACGATGTCGGCGCGTTCTTTAACGGCCTCGATGGTTCGTGGGTGAAGTCGGGGGCTGACCATCAGAACATTCTGCGAGAGACCGCGCCCAACGGCGATCAGGGTTGCAGATGACAATCCTGAGAGAGCTCAATACCATCTCTGCAAAGGTCTGGGAACCATGCACCAGGGCTCCTCACTACTTCTCGCACTGGGATTGTCCGCTGCAATCCTGAGCGGATGCAGTGCTTCTGAGAAGCAGTCGATTGAGACGGAAAGACTCCAACCCCGTCAGGTGTCTGCCCTGGGACGGATTGAACCTCTCGACGGAATCCTCAAGGTGAGTCTTCCGAATTCACTGAGCAACGACAGCATTCGCCAGGTTCTGGTGGAAGAGGGGCAGGTTGTTGAACAGGGGCAGGCTCTCGCCATTCTCGAGACTCAGCCCGTCCTCAAAGCGAATCTGAACAAAGCGGAAGCCGAGGTGACAGCAGCACAGCGGGGACTGGATGCTCAAATCTCAGTGATTGAGCGCTACCGAGCTGAGCGACGACAGGCACAGGCAGAAGCACGTCGTGGCAAGGAGCTCTATCAAGATGGTGCGACCAGCCTTCAACGCTATGAGGCGTTACAGGCCGATTCGGACGCAGCCCTGGCCCAACTCAATGAGGCGATCGCCAATGAGGTCACGCTCAAGGCAGAAGTAGGTGTCAAGCAGGCTCAGGTGAAACAGGCCCGGGCTGACCTGGACCAGTCGACAGTGAAAGCACCGTCCAAAGGCACCATTCTTGAAATTCTGGCCCGACCAGGAAACCGAGTGGGCGAAGACGGACTGCTTCTACTGGGTGACACCACCAAGATGGGCGTGGTTGCTGAGGTTTACCAGAGCGATCTACCTGAAATCCGTCCCGGACAAACGGCCACCATCACCGCCAATGGCTTCCCCGACAGAAGTCAGAAAGCCAAAGTGACTGAAATTGCTCAACAGATCAGCAGTCAGAGCGTGGCCACCGGTGAAGCCGGTGACAAGGTTGATCAACGGGTGGTGAAAGTGAAGCTTGCACTCCCCAAGGAAAGCCTGGCCATCGCCAGCAGAATCAACAACCTCCAAGTAAACGTTCTGTTCGACCCACTGACGGACGAACAACGCCGCATCAGACCCCAGCAGCCCTGAAGGTGGTGTCATGAAACTGATCAAGCGCACCCCCATCGCCTGGCTTCAGTTGTCTCACCGTCCCCTGCGTCTGGCGGCGGCTCTGGCAGGAGTTGGATTCGCCAATGTTCTGGTGTTTTTCCAGCTCGGTCTTTCTGGGGGTCTCTACGACAGCCAGAAACGCCCGATTCAACAGTTCAACGGATCTCTAGCTGTGATCCCCCGTCGATACACGAATTTTGGAGAACCTGCTGGCTTCTCCAGGTCACGGTTGTTGCAGGTCCTTGGGTTCCAGGGCGTGAGTGGAGTCAGTCCTTTGCGGCTGGGAAAACTGCAGTGGTTGAATCCGGAAACCCAGGAATCAACACAGGCTTTGGTGATGGGCGTTGACCCCGGTAATCCGGCACTGATCCTTCCGGAACTGATCGAACAGCGCTCGTCACTGCAACTGCAAGGTGGCGTTCTGTTCGACAAGGCCTCCAAATCATCAGCCGGTCCAGTGACTGCACGCCTCGAGCAAGGTCAGTCCTTCACTACTGAACTCAATGGTCAACGCAGCAGCGTGAACGGGCTGTTTCAACTTGGCCTCACCTTCGCTGCTGATATCAATCTGATCACTTCAACGAGCAATTTCCAGAGTCTTTTCCCAGACCGTGATTCCAATGAAATTCAGATTGGAGTGGTACAACTTCAGTCGGGTGCGGATGCCAGCGCTGTTCAAAGTCGACTCGACGAGGTTCTAGGTCCCTCCCTTCAAGTTCTCACCGTGGAGGAGCTGCAGCTACGCGAGGTAGAGCACTGGAAACGCAACACATCCTTCGGATTGATCTTCGGACTTGGAGTTCTTGTAGGTTTCAGCGTTGGAGGAATTGTTGTCTACCAGATTCTTTTTTCTGAAGTAGGTGAACATATCAGCGAATACGCCACGATGAAAGCAATGGGATATGACGATGGTTTCGTCGTTGCGATCATCATTCAAGAATCTGTGATTTTGGCAAGCCTGGCTTTTCTGCCAAGCCTGATTGTTTCTGCTCTACTTTACAGAGTCCTGATGCAAGCCACCGGTTTACTGGTGGTGATGTCGCTCAGTCGTGCGGCACTTGTATTCAGCATGACGCTGCTTCTTTGTACAGGCTCAGGTTGGCTCGCCACAGCAAAACTAAGACGACTGGATCCGGCTGATGTGTTCTGATCATGACTGAACAAAAGCCACTAGTAGAAATCAAGAATTTGAATCACTGGTTCGGAGATGGAGATCAACGCAAACAGGTTTTGCGGTCGATTAACCTCACAGTTCAACCCGGTGAAATTACAATTCTTCTAGGACCTTCTGGGTCAGGCAAAACTACATTGCTGACGATGGTTGGCGGACTGCGTTCAGCGCAGGATGGCAGTTTGCGGATCTTCAACGAAGAATTGAGGGAAACATCGAAGGCCAATCTCACTAAACTGCGTCGCAAAGTGGGGTTTATTTTTCAGGCACACAATTTGATGCCGTATCTCAACTCTCAGCAAAACGTTCGGCTTGGATTAGAGGTTGTTCCCGAATGGCTCGAGCGCGGCCAGGCGGCCATGAATGATCGCTGTAACGAGATTCTTGGACAAGTGGGCCTCGGGGAGCGTGTTGATTACTTTCCTTCAAAACTCTCGGGTGGGCAAAAACAACGCGTGGCGATCGCCAGAGCTCTTGCTGCGTCACCTCAGCTTCTGCTCGCCGATGAGCCCACAGCCGCTCTAGACAAGGAATCCGGGCGCGATGTGGTGGATCTGTTTAGAACCCTGGCCCATGAAAACAAGACAGCCATCGTGATGGTGACCCATGACAACAAAATTCTCGACATCGCTGATCGGATCGTGAAACTCGAACAGGGCTCGCTGGTGGAATGAATCCACCCAAATCGCGCTAGCCAAGGCTCGATCAGAAACGGCTCCGGTGGCATCGTCGAGACTTAGCGTGCAGACCGATGAATGCGAGGCCTGCTGACAACCATCCGCGGATCGCAGTCCCCAGAGGAATGGAAGGCCTGCGTGAGTCTGGTCGGAGCGGCACTGGCCTTCAGCCTGATGACCGTGTGCGTTAAGCACCTCGGAGGCCGCTTGCCAGTGGCCGAGGTGGTGCTGATTCGATCGCTGATCAGCCTCGCGATCACGCTCACCATGCTGTCGCGACTAGGAGTCTCCCCCTGGGGGCATCAGAGGGGATTGCTTCTTGTGAGAGGAACGCTCGGCACTGGAGCGCTGCTGATGTTTTTCCAGGCCATTTCCAGCCTGCCTCTTGCCGCAGCCACCCTTCTTCAGTACACCTACCCGACCCTCACGACGGTTTGCGCCTGGGCCTTGCTGCGGGAACCGATCCGCAAGCGCATCAGCCTGGCAATCCTGCTGGGGTTGTTTGGTGTCCTGCTTGTGGTGCAGCCCGAATGGGCAGGACAATCGATGGCAGGGCTTCCACCTTTCTCGGCACTGATCGGACTCGGCGGAGCCCTGTTAACAGCCCTGGCTTACGTGAGTGTGCGCCAACTGTCAGTGCGGGAGCATCCTCTTGTAATCGTGTTTTATTTCCCTCTCGTCTCTGTACCGGCGACGCTGCCGTTACTGGTCAACAACTTGGTGCTGCCGACAGGGACTGATTGGCTGTGGTTGCTGGGAGTGGGTCTGCTCACGCAAATCGGGCAGGTTTGGCTCACAGAAGGCCTGGCGGCTCTCCCCGCAGCGCGCGCAACCTCGATCAATTACGTACAGGTGGTGTTCGCAACCCTCTGGGGTGTATTGATCTTTGCTGAACCGATCACCAGCACCGTCATCGTCGGAGCGCTCTGCGTGCTGGGCGCCACGCTGATCAGCCTCAGCGCCAAACAACGTCAGGCTGGATCAATAGCCAGTGGATAAGTGATCCAAGTCTGCGAAAGGCCGTCATCGGAACCACTCGGTAAGGCCAGTCGCCAGCTCTGACCGCGTTCTCCCTGTTCAAGGAACAGCTCGAATGGACTATCGACCTTGACCGCATCTCCAGGAAGTCGCCAATCAAAGCGTCCGATGAGATGCACGCCTTTCTGATCACCAATGCTCAGACTCTCCTGCTCCTCAAGACGGACCCTGGTCACCTCTGGAGCCCCAGAAGCCTCAAGATCCAGGGACTGGGCGATCGCACTTTGGGTGAGCTGAATTTGCTGACCAAGAGCGCTGAGAATCACACTTCGAGGTGGATGATCGCCTAAAGAACAGGAGCTCAACCCAAGACTGATCAAACACACGAGCATGGCGAACAGAACCATTCTCCGCATGCGACATAGAGATTGCATCACTGCAAAACGAAGTGAACGATCAGACGCATTGCAATCTGAAGTGTCGATAATCTGAATGCCAATCATTTGCAGTGTCTGGAGTGATCACCCTGGAGTAACCGCTCCAGGCTAACGGCCTGTAATGCTGGAATCACACTCTCCAACCTGAAGACGACATAGCCCCGCTTAAGTGATCCAGCAACGACTAGTCGGTGGCCGAGGTAGCAGCAAGATTGCGCTCCCTGTTAAACATGAACAACCCGAAAGAAAACGCAAACGAAATCGCGAACGTCACTGCAATATAGAGGTACCAAAACTTCATCTTCAACCGGATGCCTTCAGCTGCATAAAAAACAAATGAAGCAATCAGTACAAGCGTGAGATCAGCGGCAATAAAACCCGCCGAAGCATTAGCCCAGACTCCCTGGGAAAACAAATTAACGATTTCAATTGGGTCCGTGAGACCCAGTGCTTCCGTTTCTTTAATAAACTGATAAATGCAATACCAGGGCCACGCGATACCAGCCAATGCAGTTGCGCCATATAGGCCAAGCCGTAACTTTGCCATGTTTCAGAGAACAATTTCTTACAGTCTCACACGTCAAGCACCACTCGGGTAACGAAAGCTACACAGACTGAATCTAGCAGTGATCTTTCAATGCATTCTTTAAGGACTGCTTCAATCAAACAATTAATGAATGATTGAATCAATTCTTCAATGCCTTCTCGAGAAGGCCATTCAGAGGACTAGCAATACGCTCTCGCCAATCACAACCAGCTTACTACTCGGAGCCGGCCCAAAGGCCTTCATGTGAACCATGAAGAGGATGCCCCGGGTGTTGACGCCCTTCGGCGTAATACAGCTTTTCAGCCATGAGATCTCCGACCATTGGCCGTGCATCCGATTTCGCAGGGATGACCATCAGAGCAAGAGCAGCAAGAGAAGCAAAGAATTTCATGTTGAATCACAGCGCAAACATTAAAGCGGAGCACTTCATGGTTCAGGGGCAAAATCAATTCCCTTCAGTCATGAGCGATTGAACCGTGGAAGATGCATATTTCAGACAAGATCACAACCAACTGATTCGGTGTAATCCAGCCTCAAATCAACGTGAAGTGTGGAGAGCCGCCATCAAAGGTTCGGTCGGCAACCTCAAACATCATTCAGGCAACAGAATCGGAAGCGATTGACCATTAAAAAGTGCAATCCACACTGGATTTTTAAAGCCATAAGGCTTCTGGACATTGATTGATCAACGGCATGAGCGATCAAGAGCCATGCGAACAGACTCAGCCCGCGTGATGCCTGATTGAGATAGGTCTTACCCAGTGGCTGTACTCACCCCGTCGAGAAGCGTGGGCTCACCATCTCTCCTCAACCAGGATGCCAAGCGTCGATCTGGCA
Above is a window of Synechococcus sp. BIOS-U3-1 DNA encoding:
- a CDS encoding DMT family transporter, producing the protein MRGLLTTIRGSQSPEEWKACVSLVGAALAFSLMTVCVKHLGGRLPVAEVVLIRSLISLAITLTMLSRLGVSPWGHQRGLLLVRGTLGTGALLMFFQAISSLPLAAATLLQYTYPTLTTVCAWALLREPIRKRISLAILLGLFGVLLVVQPEWAGQSMAGLPPFSALIGLGGALLTALAYVSVRQLSVREHPLVIVFYFPLVSVPATLPLLVNNLVLPTGTDWLWLLGVGLLTQIGQVWLTEGLAALPAARATSINYVQVVFATLWGVLIFAEPITSTVIVGALCVLGATLISLSAKQRQAGSIASG
- the dnaG gene encoding DNA primase; the protein is MVSPRLHPRTIEAVKERADIVDVVGEHVVLKKKGREFVGICPFHDDSKPSMTVSPAKQFYYCFSCGAGGNSIKFLMEFQRQSFSEVVLDLARRYQLPVETVDGPQQEKLKQQLSRRDKLHRALALASGWFRAQLRTVAGADALRYLSETRGLSETTLDQFELGYAPEQWDGLLKHLQQVEGLAPELLEAAGLVVPRKGGNGFYDRFRHRVIVPIRDRQGRVIGFGGRSLDGTEPKYLNSPETEVFEKGKHLFGLDRASSAIRKDDRAVVVEGYFDVIALHASGVTNSVASLGTALSSQQITQLCRCSDGKRIVLNFDADGAGIRAANRAIGEVEQLALQGQLELRVLHLPSGKDPDEFLKDHGAGDYRALLDQAPLWLDWQIEQVLEGRDLSKADQFQRSVSSLVALLGKLPQSAIRTHYIQQVAERLSGGQGRLALQLEEDLRQQVQGQRWHGRSARHEKAGEASQRERSEAEILLLYLHCPSHRAGIRQELRSRELEDFALQHHRLLWSSITDLEEGNLGSVRLEAVSRGEDRGEELADLDLPRLLTDQLLLENSDLVTRLTPLLEPDELQRVALARPMDQLRGTAAMLERQKSHKRCRHLLEAWTGQRLQTLERCIAVLIEQEKDEQSVPAVEVEVDMEQRIHVMFEDLNAEALRFQKLYYSERRHIQHLDQQRCAGYASQSSSEPSSEPATSMNG
- a CDS encoding DUF2834 domain-containing protein; amino-acid sequence: MAKLRLGLYGATALAGIAWPWYCIYQFIKETEALGLTDPIEIVNLFSQGVWANASAGFIAADLTLVLIASFVFYAAEGIRLKMKFWYLYIAVTFAISFAFSFGLFMFNRERNLAATSATD
- a CDS encoding ATP-binding cassette domain-containing protein, with translation MTEQKPLVEIKNLNHWFGDGDQRKQVLRSINLTVQPGEITILLGPSGSGKTTLLTMVGGLRSAQDGSLRIFNEELRETSKANLTKLRRKVGFIFQAHNLMPYLNSQQNVRLGLEVVPEWLERGQAAMNDRCNEILGQVGLGERVDYFPSKLSGGQKQRVAIARALAASPQLLLADEPTAALDKESGRDVVDLFRTLAHENKTAIVMVTHDNKILDIADRIVKLEQGSLVE
- a CDS encoding efflux RND transporter periplasmic adaptor subunit, with protein sequence MHQGSSLLLALGLSAAILSGCSASEKQSIETERLQPRQVSALGRIEPLDGILKVSLPNSLSNDSIRQVLVEEGQVVEQGQALAILETQPVLKANLNKAEAEVTAAQRGLDAQISVIERYRAERRQAQAEARRGKELYQDGATSLQRYEALQADSDAALAQLNEAIANEVTLKAEVGVKQAQVKQARADLDQSTVKAPSKGTILEILARPGNRVGEDGLLLLGDTTKMGVVAEVYQSDLPEIRPGQTATITANGFPDRSQKAKVTEIAQQISSQSVATGEAGDKVDQRVVKVKLALPKESLAIASRINNLQVNVLFDPLTDEQRRIRPQQP
- the devC gene encoding ABC transporter permease DevC; amino-acid sequence: MKLIKRTPIAWLQLSHRPLRLAAALAGVGFANVLVFFQLGLSGGLYDSQKRPIQQFNGSLAVIPRRYTNFGEPAGFSRSRLLQVLGFQGVSGVSPLRLGKLQWLNPETQESTQALVMGVDPGNPALILPELIEQRSSLQLQGGVLFDKASKSSAGPVTARLEQGQSFTTELNGQRSSVNGLFQLGLTFAADINLITSTSNFQSLFPDRDSNEIQIGVVQLQSGADASAVQSRLDEVLGPSLQVLTVEELQLREVEHWKRNTSFGLIFGLGVLVGFSVGGIVVYQILFSEVGEHISEYATMKAMGYDDGFVVAIIIQESVILASLAFLPSLIVSALLYRVLMQATGLLVVMSLSRAALVFSMTLLLCTGSGWLATAKLRRLDPADVF
- a CDS encoding SDR family oxidoreductase — encoded protein: MQDSLFRIDGQVALVTGCRRGIGLAMADALADAGADIIGISASLNPDSSEVGDAIRKRGRRFSGYQCDLSDRHAVDLVLEQVISQHPTIDVLVNNAGIVRRSPAEEHSDELWDTVMEVNLSAAFRVSRRIGTLMLARGQGSIISTASVLSDQGGLNVAGYAASKAGLANLTRSLANEWAGRGIRVNAIAPGYVKTEMTEVLQSDPVRSRQILERIPAGRLGSPDDLRGPVVFLASNASRYVHGETLVVDGGWMGR